A genomic segment from Arcobacter acticola encodes:
- a CDS encoding ATP-dependent DNA helicase encodes MKSLNFEILRANWSNLATYCTYAENYLYSDPQSSVLKLRCFIEELVNYLYKELDLNLDTNWDLFKALKNELFENTIDSNIVKKMHAIRIKANKAIHKNHISLDDAKWLLEEAFNISNWFYCTYANEIFQINTFVLPKPIEDNINHLEETIRELERIIDTKNTNKIIEQFGNSEKINLFKNKNIEISQNLGLNSLEVDKRITINEIFSSYKLNDGQMNLVNNLEDFLDKKDFNIFLLKGYAGTGKTFIAKGLTEYLTTIRRKFILAAPTGKAAKVIKEKTKNEAFTIHKTIYSYNDLKEYKVENDGTETFKFYFDLNDNTHDANTVYIIDEASMIGNVNQEGEFFRFGSGKLLSDLMKYIHIDQNDHNKKIIFIGDNAQLPPIGMNFSPALSSEYFEKEFNLKCKSFELTEVMRQSSKSGIVENSLIIRESIRKNTFNQLDINLVFEDLMHVEHNDVLSQYIKSCDEKINAKSIIIAHSNAVVDEYNSQVRKHFFPNQNFITVGDKVMAVANNGNYPIFIYNGDFGLIKEVDTDIIKREVFIKERINEKLLTMRLPLWFRKVKIGFKNIENNKSCFFECLIFENLLYRDFVYQDEINKYELKEQDIARLETVALYVDFVNRAREKGLKPNTAEFKQTIKTDIFFNALKIKFGYALTCHKAQGSEWDNVFVNCKTHQNVLTKDYFRWFYTAITRASKKLYLMDEPHVTIMNGFENLQPLSKNIIKFIEEKVAEVCEILGINIDNIQHPQYHEIYTFSQNEKTQRIQIYYNGQNKITRISSIDNDVLINLIDKLKESLLDLVIYGDNHHNINSNFTFTETFLEEFYKALKEKMERKEILIINIKHISYCERYTFKKEEKIAVIDFWYNGKKQFKKAPQAQKDCSIELVNEIYEALK; translated from the coding sequence ATGAAATCATTAAATTTTGAAATATTAAGAGCCAACTGGTCAAATTTAGCTACTTATTGTACATATGCGGAAAACTATTTATATTCTGATCCTCAAAGCTCAGTTTTAAAATTAAGATGTTTTATAGAGGAATTAGTAAATTATTTATATAAAGAATTAGATTTAAATCTTGATACAAATTGGGATTTGTTTAAAGCTTTAAAGAATGAATTATTTGAAAATACCATAGATTCAAATATAGTAAAGAAAATGCATGCAATTAGAATAAAAGCAAATAAAGCCATACATAAAAATCATATTTCATTAGATGATGCAAAATGGCTTTTAGAAGAGGCTTTTAACATATCTAATTGGTTTTATTGTACATATGCTAATGAAATTTTTCAGATAAATACTTTTGTTTTACCAAAACCAATTGAAGATAACATTAACCATTTAGAAGAAACTATAAGAGAATTAGAAAGAATTATTGATACTAAAAACACGAACAAGATAATAGAACAATTTGGAAATTCTGAAAAAATAAATTTATTTAAAAATAAAAATATTGAAATTTCTCAAAATTTAGGTCTTAATTCTCTTGAAGTTGATAAGCGAATTACAATAAATGAAATTTTTTCTTCTTATAAATTAAATGATGGACAAATGAATTTAGTTAATAATTTAGAAGATTTTTTAGATAAAAAAGATTTTAATATTTTTCTATTAAAAGGGTATGCGGGAACAGGAAAAACATTCATTGCTAAGGGATTAACAGAATACTTAACTACTATAAGAAGAAAATTTATTCTGGCTGCTCCTACTGGAAAAGCTGCAAAAGTTATAAAAGAAAAAACTAAAAATGAAGCATTTACTATTCATAAAACTATTTACTCTTATAATGATTTAAAAGAATATAAAGTTGAAAATGATGGCACTGAAACATTTAAATTTTATTTTGATTTGAATGATAATACACACGATGCAAATACTGTTTATATTATTGATGAAGCATCTATGATTGGAAATGTAAATCAAGAAGGTGAATTTTTTAGATTTGGTTCGGGTAAATTATTGTCAGATTTAATGAAATATATTCACATTGACCAGAATGACCACAACAAAAAAATTATATTTATTGGCGATAATGCACAATTACCACCTATTGGAATGAATTTCTCTCCTGCACTTAGTTCAGAGTATTTTGAAAAAGAATTCAACTTAAAATGTAAATCATTTGAATTAACAGAAGTTATGAGACAAAGTTCTAAAAGTGGGATTGTGGAAAACTCTCTTATAATAAGGGAATCAATAAGAAAAAATACTTTTAATCAATTAGATATTAACTTAGTTTTTGAAGATCTTATGCATGTGGAACATAATGATGTACTCTCTCAATATATAAAATCATGTGATGAAAAAATAAATGCTAAATCAATCATTATTGCACATTCAAATGCTGTTGTTGATGAATATAATTCACAAGTAAGAAAGCATTTCTTCCCAAATCAAAATTTTATAACTGTTGGTGATAAAGTGATGGCAGTAGCAAATAATGGTAATTATCCAATTTTTATTTATAATGGTGACTTTGGACTTATAAAAGAAGTCGATACAGATATTATAAAAAGAGAAGTATTTATTAAAGAAAGAATAAATGAAAAACTTTTAACTATGCGATTGCCATTATGGTTTAGAAAAGTTAAAATTGGATTTAAAAATATTGAAAATAATAAATCTTGTTTCTTTGAGTGTTTAATATTTGAAAATCTTTTATATAGAGATTTCGTTTATCAAGATGAAATAAATAAATATGAATTAAAAGAACAAGATATTGCAAGACTTGAAACGGTTGCGTTATATGTTGATTTTGTAAATCGTGCAAGAGAAAAAGGTTTGAAGCCAAATACAGCAGAATTTAAACAAACTATTAAAACAGATATATTTTTCAATGCTTTAAAAATCAAATTTGGCTATGCACTTACTTGTCATAAAGCACAAGGGAGTGAATGGGATAATGTTTTTGTAAATTGTAAAACACATCAAAATGTTTTGACAAAAGATTATTTTAGATGGTTTTATACTGCTATAACAAGAGCTTCTAAAAAGCTTTATTTAATGGATGAACCTCATGTAACTATTATGAATGGATTTGAAAATCTTCAACCTCTAAGCAAAAATATTATTAAATTTATAGAAGAAAAAGTAGCAGAAGTTTGTGAAATATTAGGTATTAATATTGATAATATTCAACATCCTCAATATCATGAAATTTATACATTTAGTCAGAATGAAAAAACTCAAAGAATTCAAATTTATTATAATGGGCAAAATAAAATTACAAGAATTAGTTCTATTGATAATGATGTGTTAATTAATTTAATTGATAAGCTTAAAGAGTCACTTCTTGATTTAGTGATTTATGGTGATAATCATCACAATATAAATTCAAATTTTACTTTTACGGAAACTTTTCTAGAAGAATTTTATAAAGCTCTTAAAGAAAAGATGGAAAGAAAAGAAATTTTAATAATTAATATTAAACATATAAGTTATTGTGAAAGATATACATTTAAAAAAGAAGAAAAAATAGCAGTAATTGATTTTTGGTACAATGGAAAAAAACAATTCAAAAAAGCTCCTCAAGCTCAAAAAGATTGTAGTATAGAATTAGTTAATGAAATTTATGAGGCTTTAAAATGA
- a CDS encoding tetratricopeptide repeat protein, translating to MNEEYTTKEIFELRKNKRLSDAYKIALQLFNKDPNDEWTQKAYAWVLIDIIKVESTKNPDLAKNFFNKLNAINFVTIDDILFKQIDLLKPKLDSSYAQIQQAEQLSKNGKYQESLNIFQKIKQSGNLSINNHESYGWILYRYVKAFGNTLTIDAFKKILFEYLNLKNERPSLLHSMILQIAVHYAATHKDFDIFRFFQIWNPKFLQIDDLKKQYHEGKEFPSLITRLIKVIINNQTTFDINYLIHEIGNENLIIESIRETFFWKIFQAHKDNQINSLWSSLTYYVKSYSNLGPSHWHSEILKLAERYMVEDNQWRFYDFIKNWNIQNFTDNDWKEEINGEYTNKPLALKSLKKLFEIIKSSNKVYEDIGWIINLYQYALKKLDNDIWLLREYAILINKANKIDEAINIYKNIILELSDQSYAWHEFANIIKSKNIDMSISMLCKAITIQSNEDFLGEIRLDLAELLLENNLFNEALIELTKYKKHREEKGWKTPERFQILFSKVSNIEHLSSDNKSFYQSSKVIAEGYILSNIPTNTVILIDTFKNKEGKEILVFTNFKDIEFVTNRKKNPLLNNARKNDVFEVKLRYNKVNQRYLVLKIDKSIVNIDSLIDNALEEIAIVDHINSQKQLFHYVVNSKQEGIVYFEQTDLRPNIGDFIKIKYYMSNDKRNGKSKINILKIKLTNETKSSLIKSIVGKLELKYKNGNLTYDYDQIIDIGNNIDIKKPDFAFIDDYYVPEYLLEKNNITSNINVKVQILFNGEKWKIFKLEVL from the coding sequence ATGAATGAAGAATATACAACTAAAGAAATTTTTGAATTAAGAAAAAATAAACGATTAAGTGATGCGTATAAAATTGCTTTACAATTATTTAATAAAGATCCAAATGATGAATGGACTCAAAAAGCCTATGCTTGGGTTTTAATCGATATTATAAAAGTTGAATCTACAAAAAATCCAGATTTAGCAAAAAATTTTTTTAATAAATTAAATGCCATAAACTTTGTAACTATAGATGATATCTTATTTAAGCAAATTGATTTACTAAAACCAAAACTAGATTCTAGTTATGCACAAATACAGCAAGCTGAACAACTAAGTAAAAATGGAAAATACCAAGAATCATTAAATATATTTCAAAAGATTAAGCAATCAGGAAATCTAAGTATTAATAATCATGAATCATATGGTTGGATTTTATATAGGTATGTTAAAGCATTTGGAAATACGCTAACTATTGATGCTTTTAAAAAGATATTGTTTGAATATTTAAATTTAAAAAACGAAAGACCTTCTTTACTTCATTCTATGATATTACAAATAGCAGTTCATTATGCAGCTACTCATAAAGATTTTGATATTTTCAGATTTTTTCAAATATGGAATCCTAAATTTTTACAAATTGATGATTTAAAAAAACAATATCATGAAGGGAAAGAGTTTCCTTCTTTAATAACTAGACTTATTAAAGTAATTATTAATAATCAAACTACCTTTGATATTAACTATTTAATTCATGAAATAGGTAATGAAAACCTTATTATAGAAAGTATTAGAGAAACATTTTTTTGGAAGATATTTCAAGCACATAAAGATAATCAAATAAATTCTTTATGGAGTTCTCTAACCTATTATGTAAAATCTTACTCTAATTTAGGACCATCTCATTGGCACTCTGAAATATTAAAACTTGCAGAAAGATATATGGTTGAAGATAATCAGTGGAGATTTTATGATTTTATCAAAAATTGGAACATTCAGAATTTTACAGATAATGATTGGAAAGAAGAAATCAATGGAGAATATACAAATAAACCACTTGCACTAAAATCTTTAAAAAAACTATTTGAAATTATCAAATCCTCAAATAAAGTTTATGAAGATATTGGCTGGATAATAAATTTGTACCAATATGCTCTAAAAAAACTGGATAATGATATTTGGTTACTTAGAGAATATGCCATATTAATTAATAAAGCAAATAAGATTGATGAAGCAATTAATATCTACAAAAATATTATTTTAGAATTAAGTGATCAATCATATGCCTGGCATGAATTTGCAAATATTATTAAAAGTAAAAATATAGATATGTCCATTTCAATGCTCTGTAAAGCTATCACAATTCAATCTAATGAAGATTTTTTAGGAGAAATTAGACTTGATTTAGCAGAATTATTATTAGAGAATAATCTATTCAATGAAGCACTTATTGAATTAACTAAGTATAAAAAGCATAGGGAAGAGAAAGGTTGGAAAACTCCAGAAAGATTTCAAATACTATTTTCTAAAGTATCAAATATTGAACATTTATCATCAGATAATAAAAGCTTTTATCAATCTTCTAAAGTAATAGCTGAAGGGTATATATTATCAAATATTCCTACTAATACTGTAATTTTAATTGATACTTTTAAAAATAAAGAAGGTAAGGAAATATTAGTATTTACAAATTTTAAAGATATTGAATTTGTTACAAATAGAAAAAAAAATCCATTACTTAATAATGCAAGAAAGAATGATGTTTTTGAAGTTAAATTACGTTATAACAAAGTAAATCAAAGATACTTAGTTCTAAAAATTGATAAATCAATAGTTAATATTGATTCATTAATTGATAATGCATTAGAAGAAATAGCTATTGTTGACCATATAAATAGTCAAAAACAATTATTTCACTATGTTGTTAATTCTAAGCAAGAGGGAATAGTATATTTTGAACAAACAGATTTAAGACCTAATATTGGAGATTTCATAAAAATCAAATATTATATGTCTAATGATAAAAGAAATGGTAAATCTAAAATAAATATTTTAAAAATTAAACTTACAAATGAGACAAAAAGTTCTTTGATAAAAAGTATAGTAGGTAAATTAGAATTAAAATATAAAAATGGGAATTTGACTTATGACTATGATCAAATTATTGATATAGGGAATAATATTGATATAAAGAAACCAGATTTTGCTTTTATTGATGATTATTATGTTCCAGAATATCTACTTGAAAAAAATAATATAACATCAAATATTAATGTAAAAGTTCAAATTCTTTTTAATGGAGAAAAGTGGAAAATATTTAAATTAGAAGTATTATAA